A stretch of the Mycobacterium shigaense genome encodes the following:
- a CDS encoding FAD-binding oxidoreductase — protein sequence MPLETLASIVGASHVITDPDVLAGRSVDHTGRYRGRARALVRPGDAEQVADVLRVCSAAGLNVTVQGGRTSLVAGTVPEHDDVLLSTERLTAIGDVDTVERRVEAGAGATLAAVQHAAGVAGLVFGVDLAARDTATVGGMASTNAGGLRTVRYGNMAEQVLGLQVALPDGSLMRRHSLVRSDNTGYDLPALFVGAEGTLGVITALDLRLHPTPSHRVTAVCGFADLEALIEAGRAFRDVDGIAALELIDGRAAALAAEHLGVGAPVQGDWLLLVELAADHDQTERLAELLDGARLCDEPAVGVDSAAQQRLWRIRESLAEVLGVYGPPLKFDVSLPLSAIGAFAREAAALIEARVSDAVPVLFGHVGEGNLHLNVLRVPVDEEKALYGPMMDLIAQCGGNVSSEHGVGSRKRAYLEMSREAADITVMRSVKAALDPTGYLNAAVLFD from the coding sequence ATGCCCCTGGAAACCCTGGCGAGCATCGTCGGAGCCAGCCACGTGATCACCGATCCCGACGTGCTGGCCGGGCGCAGTGTCGACCACACCGGGCGTTATCGCGGCCGGGCCAGGGCGTTGGTGCGACCCGGCGACGCCGAGCAGGTCGCCGACGTGTTGCGGGTGTGCAGTGCGGCCGGGCTGAACGTGACCGTGCAGGGCGGGCGCACCTCGCTGGTGGCCGGGACGGTTCCGGAGCACGACGACGTGCTGCTGTCCACCGAGCGGCTGACCGCCATCGGCGACGTGGACACGGTGGAGCGCCGCGTCGAGGCCGGGGCGGGCGCCACGCTGGCCGCGGTGCAACACGCCGCGGGTGTGGCGGGCCTGGTGTTCGGCGTGGATCTGGCCGCCCGCGACACCGCGACCGTCGGCGGCATGGCCTCGACCAACGCCGGTGGCCTGCGTACGGTGCGCTACGGCAACATGGCCGAACAGGTCCTCGGGCTGCAGGTCGCGCTGCCCGACGGCTCGCTGATGCGCCGGCACAGCCTGGTGCGCAGCGACAACACCGGATACGACCTGCCGGCGCTGTTCGTCGGCGCAGAGGGCACCCTCGGCGTCATCACCGCGCTCGATCTGCGGCTGCATCCCACCCCGTCGCATCGGGTGACGGCGGTATGCGGATTCGCCGATCTGGAGGCGCTGATCGAGGCGGGCCGGGCCTTTCGCGACGTGGACGGCATCGCCGCGCTGGAACTGATCGACGGCCGAGCGGCCGCGCTGGCCGCCGAGCACCTGGGCGTCGGCGCCCCGGTACAGGGCGACTGGCTGCTGCTGGTGGAACTGGCCGCCGACCACGACCAGACCGAGCGGCTGGCCGAGCTGCTGGACGGTGCCCGGCTGTGCGACGAGCCCGCGGTGGGTGTGGATTCGGCTGCCCAGCAACGACTTTGGCGTATTCGCGAATCGCTGGCCGAGGTGCTCGGCGTGTACGGGCCACCGTTGAAGTTCGACGTGTCGCTGCCGCTGTCGGCCATCGGCGCCTTCGCCCGGGAGGCCGCCGCCCTGATCGAAGCCCGGGTCAGCGACGCTGTGCCGGTGTTGTTCGGCCATGTCGGCGAAGGCAACCTGCACCTCAACGTGCTGCGCGTGCCGGTCGACGAGGAGAAGGCGTTGTACGGGCCGATGATGGACTTGATCGCGCAGTGCGGCGGCAACGTCAGTTCCGAACACGGTGTCGGCAGCCGCAAGCGCGCCTACCTCGAAATGTCCAGGGAGGCAGCGGATATCACGGTGATGCGGTCGGTCAAGGCCGCGCTGGACCCGACCGGCTACCTCAATGCGGCGGTGCTGTTCGACTAG
- a CDS encoding MarR family winged helix-turn-helix transcriptional regulator encodes MVVKSDVEAPQTDFGEALRVAWWSYSQRIDAELAAIGLPGREFPLNYVFALYGHPGPMTISEMGRQFAISRQAASKITAELGRRGYIRVAASRTDQREKVVELTAKAVELVTARRSAAAALDGEICERLGSAGLTELQRAMETVGEVSMGKKRVDFGNTYRSPKLW; translated from the coding sequence GTGGTTGTCAAATCTGATGTAGAGGCGCCCCAGACCGATTTCGGGGAGGCGTTGCGGGTTGCGTGGTGGAGTTACTCCCAGCGCATTGATGCGGAGCTGGCGGCTATTGGTTTGCCGGGGCGTGAATTCCCACTGAACTATGTGTTCGCGCTGTATGGTCATCCCGGTCCGATGACGATTTCGGAGATGGGTCGGCAATTTGCTATCAGTCGTCAGGCGGCCAGCAAGATCACGGCCGAACTGGGCCGGCGCGGGTATATAAGGGTGGCTGCGTCGAGGACCGATCAGCGGGAGAAGGTGGTGGAACTCACGGCAAAAGCGGTCGAGCTCGTCACTGCGCGCCGGAGCGCGGCAGCCGCGCTGGACGGGGAAATCTGTGAACGCCTGGGCTCGGCCGGGCTTACCGAGCTGCAACGTGCCATGGAAACCGTGGGTGAGGTTTCCATGGGTAAGAAACGCGTCGATTTCGGCAACACTTACCGCTCACCCAAGCTGTGGTGA
- a CDS encoding TetR/AcrR family transcriptional regulator has product MSNPLTAETDGSTPQRILAATAEVLGRNGKSKLSLSEVAAQAGVSRPTLYRWFASKEELLSAFSAYERQVFESGLAKATAGLKGIDKLDAVLRFIVEYQHSYSGVRMVDVEPEHTIAAFAHVIPQMRDGLQRHLPGPNAAVKAATVIRIAISHYIVRSDDGEQFLAQLRHAVGIKPTVD; this is encoded by the coding sequence ATGAGCAATCCGCTGACGGCCGAAACCGACGGCTCGACCCCGCAGCGGATCCTCGCGGCCACCGCCGAGGTGCTGGGCCGAAACGGCAAGTCCAAACTCAGCCTGTCCGAGGTCGCCGCCCAGGCCGGCGTGTCCCGGCCCACGTTGTATCGATGGTTCGCGTCCAAAGAGGAGCTGCTCTCCGCGTTTTCCGCCTACGAGCGGCAGGTTTTCGAAAGCGGTTTGGCCAAGGCCACCGCGGGGCTCAAGGGGATCGACAAGCTCGATGCGGTGTTGCGCTTCATCGTCGAGTACCAGCATTCGTATTCGGGTGTGCGCATGGTCGACGTCGAACCCGAGCACACCATCGCCGCGTTCGCTCACGTCATCCCGCAGATGCGCGACGGGCTGCAGCGCCACCTTCCGGGCCCCAACGCCGCGGTGAAGGCCGCGACCGTGATCCGAATCGCCATCTCGCACTACATCGTTCGCAGTGACGACGGCGAGCAGTTCCTGGCCCAGCTACGGCACGCCGTCGGAATCAAACCGACTGTCGACTAG
- a CDS encoding thioesterase family protein, which yields MTDSYYELIDPPGGLADALGEKFRATDLARGTWSAAIQHGGPVSALLVRALERCERRDDTRLSRVVIDLLGGVPSDGDLWVRSEVQRRGKQIELVTAEMLATGPDGEPRPVARASGWRLQLQDTQAIAHAAAELPRPRAEARNRNLKAKEWDRNYVHSLQWLWLTEPLTPGPGESWIKPEVDLVQGETMTQLERLFAVADCANGIGSKLDITKWTFLNTDLAVHVFRVPDGEWVGIRAETSYGPDGIGTTIGTLYDEQGAVGAIQQSVLVRRRPPRA from the coding sequence GTGACCGACTCCTATTACGAGCTGATCGACCCCCCTGGTGGCCTGGCCGATGCGTTGGGCGAGAAGTTCCGCGCGACCGACCTGGCTCGCGGCACCTGGTCGGCGGCGATCCAGCACGGCGGCCCGGTCTCGGCGCTGCTGGTCCGGGCGCTGGAGCGCTGCGAGCGGCGCGACGACACCCGGCTGTCGCGGGTCGTGATCGACCTACTGGGCGGCGTGCCGTCGGACGGTGACCTCTGGGTCCGCTCGGAGGTTCAGCGCCGCGGCAAGCAGATCGAGCTGGTGACCGCCGAGATGCTGGCCACCGGTCCCGACGGCGAGCCCCGGCCCGTCGCGCGGGCGAGTGGTTGGCGGCTGCAGCTGCAGGACACCCAGGCGATCGCGCACGCGGCGGCCGAGTTGCCCCGGCCGCGCGCCGAAGCCCGCAACCGCAACCTCAAGGCCAAGGAGTGGGACCGCAACTACGTGCACAGCCTTCAGTGGCTGTGGCTCACCGAGCCGCTAACGCCGGGCCCGGGCGAGTCATGGATCAAGCCGGAGGTCGACCTGGTCCAGGGCGAGACGATGACGCAGCTGGAGCGGCTGTTCGCGGTGGCCGATTGCGCCAACGGCATCGGCAGCAAGCTCGACATCACCAAGTGGACCTTCTTGAACACCGATTTGGCGGTGCACGTCTTTCGCGTTCCCGACGGGGAGTGGGTCGGCATTCGCGCGGAGACCAGCTATGGGCCGGACGGCATCGGGACCACGATCGGCACGTTGTACGACGAGCAGGGCGCGGTCGGCGCTATCCAGCAGTCCGTCCTGGTGCGCCGCCGGCCACCCCGAGCCTGA